A single region of the Kineosporiaceae bacterium SCSIO 59966 genome encodes:
- a CDS encoding TetR/AcrR family transcriptional regulator, producing the protein MTTASEIRASARQQLREALLDAAREITVTAGWQRLRMGAVAARVGVSRQTLHSEFGTRDALGQALIMRETQHFLNGVAECLERHPGSLGKGVREAVEYTLERAAEHALLRTILTSARGGDDSLLPLLTTRSEPVLHAASTALCAYATAQYPHLDPDHVAEVVDSVVRLTVSHIVLPAEPPDVIGRRLARLVLNALDLPDEDLTAE; encoded by the coding sequence GTGACGACGGCGAGTGAGATCCGGGCCTCGGCTCGGCAGCAGCTGCGGGAGGCCCTGCTCGACGCAGCCAGGGAGATCACCGTCACTGCCGGGTGGCAGCGGCTGCGCATGGGAGCCGTGGCCGCACGCGTCGGCGTGAGCCGGCAGACGTTGCACAGCGAGTTCGGCACCCGCGACGCGCTGGGGCAGGCGTTGATCATGCGCGAGACCCAGCACTTCCTCAACGGGGTCGCCGAGTGCCTGGAGCGCCATCCCGGCTCGCTGGGGAAGGGGGTTCGCGAAGCGGTGGAGTACACCTTGGAACGGGCCGCCGAGCACGCCCTCCTGCGCACCATCCTGACCAGTGCTCGAGGCGGCGACGACAGCCTCCTGCCCCTCCTGACGACCCGCAGCGAACCCGTCCTTCATGCCGCCTCCACGGCCCTGTGCGCCTACGCCACCGCGCAGTACCCGCACCTCGACCCGGACCATGTGGCCGAGGTGGTCGACAGCGTTGTTCGGCTCACCGTGAGTCACATCGTGCTGCCCGCCGAGCCCCCCGACGTGATCGGGCGGCGGCTCGCCCGGTTGGTGCTCAACGCCCTCGACCTGCCCGACGAGGACCTCACGGCGGAGTGA
- a CDS encoding UPF0182 family protein translates to MTFPSDPRAGRPVVQRRRRSPLVPTLVVLGAIVLLLVVTAEIWTEVLWFDQVGYSQVYRTRLVSQVVLFVAGAAIMAAAVFASLSFAYRSRPVYAPVSPEQQSLDRYRESLEPLRRLVLIALPAGLGLFAGSAAAQQWETVLLWLNRTSFGATDPEFGMDIGFFVFTLPFLRFVLGFLTAVVVLAALAGAATHYLYGGFRLQGPGERTTKAARVHLALLGALLVLLQAGSYWLDRYSQVIDDSGLFTGAGFTGVNAVIPARTILAIIAVIVAVLFVATAFTGTWRIPTVGVGLMVVSAIAVGGIYPAVVQRFQVQPSEQSREAPYIERNIQATRAAFDIDDVEEIPYNAEEEGEPGALREDAETTASIRLLDPSLVSPAFRQLQQGRQYYAFPDTLDVDRYDIEGETRDAVVAVRELDLDGLADNARSWINDHTVYTHGFGFVGAYGNQRTPGGEPAFFQRGIPPVGELELEEPRVYFGESSPSFSIVGAPEGAAPRELDYPDDEAPNGQRNTTYTGDGGPDIGSPVNRLLYAIKLRDWNLLLSDAVNSESQILYDRHPRDRVEKVAPFLTLDGNVYPAVVDGRIKWIVDGYTTSDAYPYSSLEQLGDLTIDTLTATSQSVVALRAQEVNYIRNSVKATVDAYDGSVTLYAWDENDPVLQAWTNVFPDMVRPLSEIDGELMSHFRYPEDLFKVQREVLSSYHVEDPDAWYSKQDFWRTPNDPTSDQEEPQPPYYLTLQMPGQDDPSFSLTSTYIPRATGESVRNVLTGFVAVDAEAGSEDGERREGYGQIRLLTLPRSSVVNGPGQVQNDFNSNPAVSESLNVLRLGESQVLNGNLLTLPVGGGLLYVQPVYVQSAGETSYPLLRRVLVSFGDEIGFADTLDAALDQVFGGDSGAEAGDAGTPVTGGDTVPPAEGEEPPAEGEQPPADGEEPAPTTAPTVPGDAQSRLTDALQRANEALQDGQAALSEGDFAAYGEAQERLQAAIEDALAAEAELDAGAATDQ, encoded by the coding sequence GTGACGTTCCCCTCCGACCCCCGAGCCGGCCGCCCCGTGGTCCAGCGCCGTCGGCGCAGCCCGCTGGTGCCCACTCTCGTCGTGCTCGGCGCCATCGTCCTGCTGCTCGTGGTCACCGCCGAGATCTGGACCGAGGTGCTCTGGTTCGACCAGGTCGGGTACAGCCAGGTGTACCGGACCCGGCTGGTCTCCCAGGTCGTGCTGTTCGTCGCCGGCGCCGCGATCATGGCGGCCGCGGTGTTCGCCAGCCTCTCCTTCGCCTACCGCAGCCGCCCGGTCTACGCCCCGGTGTCCCCGGAGCAGCAGAGCCTGGACCGCTACCGGGAGTCCCTCGAACCGCTGCGCCGGCTCGTGCTCATCGCGCTGCCCGCGGGCCTGGGCCTGTTCGCCGGCTCCGCCGCCGCCCAGCAGTGGGAGACCGTGCTGCTGTGGCTCAACCGGACCTCGTTCGGTGCGACCGACCCCGAGTTCGGGATGGACATCGGGTTCTTCGTCTTCACCCTGCCGTTCCTGCGGTTCGTGCTCGGCTTTCTCACCGCGGTCGTGGTCCTGGCCGCGCTCGCCGGTGCGGCGACGCACTACCTGTACGGCGGGTTCCGCCTGCAGGGGCCGGGGGAGCGGACCACGAAGGCCGCCCGGGTCCACCTGGCCCTGCTCGGCGCGCTGCTCGTGCTGCTGCAGGCCGGCTCGTACTGGCTGGACCGGTACTCCCAGGTCATCGACGACAGCGGGCTGTTCACCGGCGCCGGCTTCACCGGGGTCAACGCGGTCATCCCCGCGCGGACGATCCTGGCCATTATCGCCGTCATCGTCGCCGTGCTGTTCGTCGCCACGGCGTTCACCGGAACGTGGCGGATCCCCACCGTCGGCGTCGGGCTCATGGTCGTCTCGGCGATCGCGGTCGGTGGGATCTACCCGGCCGTCGTCCAGCGCTTCCAGGTCCAGCCCAGCGAGCAGTCGCGCGAGGCCCCGTACATCGAGCGCAACATCCAGGCGACCCGGGCGGCGTTCGACATCGACGACGTCGAGGAGATCCCCTACAACGCCGAGGAGGAGGGGGAGCCGGGGGCGCTGCGCGAGGACGCCGAGACGACGGCGTCCATCCGCCTGCTCGACCCGTCGCTGGTCAGCCCTGCCTTCCGCCAGCTGCAGCAGGGTCGGCAGTACTACGCATTCCCCGACACCCTGGACGTCGACCGGTACGACATCGAGGGGGAGACGCGGGACGCCGTCGTGGCGGTGCGCGAGCTCGACCTCGACGGCCTGGCCGACAACGCTCGCAGCTGGATCAACGACCACACCGTCTACACCCACGGGTTCGGCTTCGTCGGCGCCTACGGCAACCAGCGCACTCCCGGCGGGGAGCCGGCGTTCTTCCAGCGCGGCATCCCGCCGGTCGGCGAGCTCGAGCTCGAGGAGCCGCGGGTCTACTTCGGGGAGAGCTCGCCGTCGTTCTCGATCGTCGGCGCACCCGAGGGGGCCGCGCCGCGAGAGCTCGACTACCCCGACGACGAGGCGCCGAACGGACAGCGGAACACGACGTACACCGGGGACGGGGGGCCGGACATCGGGTCGCCGGTCAACCGGCTGCTGTACGCCATCAAGCTGCGGGACTGGAACCTCCTGCTGTCCGACGCGGTGAACTCCGAGTCGCAGATCCTCTACGACCGGCACCCGCGGGACCGGGTGGAGAAGGTGGCGCCGTTCCTCACCCTCGACGGCAACGTGTACCCGGCCGTGGTCGACGGGCGGATCAAGTGGATCGTCGACGGCTACACGACGTCGGACGCCTACCCGTACTCCTCCCTCGAGCAGCTGGGCGACCTCACCATCGACACCCTCACCGCGACGTCCCAGTCGGTGGTCGCGCTGCGGGCGCAGGAGGTCAACTACATCCGTAACTCGGTCAAGGCCACCGTCGACGCCTACGACGGCTCGGTGACCCTGTACGCCTGGGACGAGAACGACCCGGTGCTGCAGGCGTGGACGAACGTCTTCCCCGACATGGTGCGGCCGCTCAGCGAGATCGACGGCGAGCTGATGAGCCACTTCCGGTACCCGGAGGACCTGTTCAAGGTCCAGCGGGAGGTGCTGTCCAGCTACCACGTCGAGGACCCTGACGCGTGGTACTCCAAGCAGGACTTCTGGCGGACGCCCAACGACCCGACCTCGGACCAGGAGGAGCCGCAGCCGCCGTACTACCTGACCCTGCAGATGCCGGGCCAGGACGACCCGTCGTTCTCCCTGACCTCGACGTACATCCCTCGGGCGACGGGGGAGAGCGTGCGCAACGTGCTCACCGGGTTCGTCGCGGTGGACGCCGAGGCCGGCAGCGAGGACGGCGAGCGACGGGAGGGCTACGGCCAGATCCGGCTGCTCACCCTCCCGCGGTCCTCGGTCGTCAACGGCCCGGGCCAGGTGCAGAACGACTTCAACTCCAACCCGGCCGTGTCCGAGTCGCTCAACGTGCTGCGGCTCGGGGAGTCCCAGGTCCTCAACGGCAACCTGCTGACCCTGCCGGTCGGCGGCGGTCTGCTGTACGTGCAGCCGGTGTACGTGCAGAGCGCCGGGGAGACCTCCTACCCGCTGCTGCGCCGGGTGCTCGTGTCCTTCGGGGACGAGATCGGCTTCGCCGACACCCTGGACGCCGCACTCGACCAGGTCTTCGGTGGCGACTCCGGCGCGGAGGCCGGGGACGCCGGCACTCCGGTGACCGGCGGGGACACCGTCCCGCCGGCCGAGGGCGAGGAGCCGCCCGCCGAGGGCGAGCAGCCACCTGCGGACGGCGAGGAGCCGGCCCCGACCACGGCGCCGACCGTGCCCGGGGACGCCCAGAGCCGGCTGACGGACGCGCTGCAGCGGGCCAACGAGGCTCTCCAGGACGGGCAGGCGGCCCTGTCCGAGGGCGACTTCGCCGCCTACGGCGAGGCCCAGGAGCGCCTCCAGGCGGCGATCGAGGACGCCCTCGCCGCCGAGGCCGAGCTGGACGCGGGCGCAGCCACCGACCAGTGA
- a CDS encoding TIGR04053 family radical SAM/SPASM domain-containing protein, giving the protein MTSHPHHGIGAVRPEGWVYSRAPMIIYWELTTACGLACRHCRATAMPDPAPGELTTAQALSVLDAMTGFGSPLPHVVLTGGDPLRRGDLDLLIAEAGARGIGVSLAPAVTELLTRERLGQLQRAGVQAISLSLDGSDAAHHDGVRGVAGTFDATVTALQDAAALGVPVQVNTLVSAQTVDDLPAVYERLRHHTLMRWSLFFLISVGRGSHLQELEPGRAERLMHWLHGLNAEAPFQVKTVEAMQYRRVAVRRMRRAGLTDEQIEASPLGRGFGVRDGNGIVFIAHDGTVQPSGFMPMPLGRVPADDIVELYRHHPDLVALRDVTRYKGRCGRCSYARWCGGSRARALARTGDPLESDPLCPYEPRDGATRPDKGRRATT; this is encoded by the coding sequence ATGACCTCTCACCCGCACCACGGCATCGGCGCTGTCCGCCCCGAGGGGTGGGTCTACTCCCGCGCCCCCATGATCATCTACTGGGAGCTGACCACGGCCTGCGGACTCGCCTGCCGCCACTGCCGTGCCACCGCCATGCCGGACCCGGCGCCTGGGGAGCTGACCACGGCACAGGCGCTGTCGGTGCTCGACGCGATGACCGGGTTCGGCTCGCCGCTGCCGCACGTCGTGCTCACCGGCGGAGACCCGCTGCGTCGCGGTGACCTGGACCTGCTGATCGCCGAGGCCGGCGCCCGCGGCATCGGGGTGTCACTGGCCCCTGCGGTCACCGAGCTGCTCACCCGCGAGCGTCTGGGTCAGCTGCAGCGGGCCGGGGTGCAGGCGATCTCGCTGAGCCTGGACGGCTCGGACGCCGCGCACCACGACGGCGTCCGCGGGGTGGCGGGCACCTTCGACGCCACGGTCACCGCCCTGCAGGACGCCGCGGCGCTGGGTGTCCCGGTGCAGGTCAACACCTTGGTGTCGGCCCAGACGGTGGACGACCTCCCTGCGGTCTACGAGCGCCTGCGTCACCACACCCTCATGCGCTGGAGCCTGTTCTTCCTCATCTCCGTGGGCCGCGGCTCCCACCTGCAGGAGCTCGAACCGGGCCGGGCCGAGCGGCTCATGCACTGGCTGCACGGTCTGAACGCCGAGGCGCCGTTCCAGGTCAAGACGGTGGAGGCGATGCAGTACCGGCGGGTCGCCGTGCGCCGGATGCGCCGCGCCGGCCTGACCGACGAGCAGATCGAGGCGAGCCCGCTGGGCCGGGGCTTCGGCGTCCGGGACGGCAACGGGATCGTCTTCATCGCCCACGACGGGACGGTCCAGCCCTCCGGGTTCATGCCGATGCCCCTGGGCAGGGTCCCCGCCGACGACATCGTCGAGCTGTACCGCCACCACCCCGACCTGGTCGCCCTGCGCGACGTGACCCGGTACAAGGGCCGCTGCGGCCGCTGCTCTTACGCCCGCTGGTGCGGCGGCTCCCGGGCCCGGGCGCTGGCCCGGACGGGTGACCCGCTGGAGTCCGACCCGCTGTGCCCCTACGAGCCGCGCGACGGCGCGACCCGGCCCGACAAAGGGCGTCGCGCTACGACCTGA
- a CDS encoding FAD-dependent oxidoreductase — protein sequence MSVAPVVVVGASLAGLRTVEAFRRAGYDGPLTLVGAEPHLPYDRPPLSKRFLDADEPPRIPTYRDESHLRDLGVELLLGVPATGLDTDFSEVVLDGSRLPYRTLVIATGAHARDLPGVAVDGVHTLRTVDDATALRRDLDAARRVVVVGGGFIGSEVAAAARKRGLEVTIVEAAPRPLVRAVGEQMADACSSLHARWGTELRCGVGVREVRGNGRVENVVLTDGTSLPADVVVVGIGASPTTDWLTGSGVTVTDGVVCDETLATGVPGVYAAGDVARWTNGLFAREMRLEHWTSASEQATAVARNALNPHAAAAHHSVPYFWSDWYGQRLQMVGTCDGADVVLFGDVWADRWLALYREGDRVTGALSLNLPARIMKFRALIHRRAPWRDAVELAETVWSVV from the coding sequence GTGAGTGTGGCACCGGTGGTCGTCGTGGGCGCTTCCCTCGCCGGCCTCAGAACGGTCGAGGCGTTCCGGCGGGCGGGGTACGACGGTCCCTTGACCCTGGTCGGCGCCGAACCGCACCTGCCCTACGACCGTCCCCCGCTGTCCAAGCGGTTTCTTGATGCCGATGAGCCGCCGAGGATCCCGACGTACCGGGACGAGTCCCACTTGCGTGACCTCGGTGTCGAGCTACTGCTCGGAGTGCCGGCGACGGGCCTCGACACGGACTTCTCCGAGGTGGTTCTGGACGGTTCACGCTTGCCCTACCGGACGCTGGTGATCGCCACCGGCGCCCATGCCCGGGACCTGCCCGGCGTCGCCGTCGACGGGGTGCACACGCTGCGAACCGTTGACGACGCCACAGCGTTGCGGCGAGACCTCGACGCCGCACGCCGCGTGGTGGTCGTCGGAGGCGGGTTCATCGGGTCGGAGGTCGCTGCGGCCGCCCGTAAGCGAGGGCTCGAGGTCACCATCGTCGAGGCGGCACCGCGGCCCTTGGTACGAGCAGTCGGGGAGCAGATGGCCGATGCGTGCTCAAGCCTGCACGCCCGGTGGGGCACCGAGCTGCGTTGTGGAGTCGGGGTGCGGGAGGTCCGTGGCAACGGCCGTGTCGAGAACGTCGTCCTCACCGACGGGACCAGTCTTCCCGCCGACGTCGTGGTGGTCGGTATCGGTGCGTCGCCCACGACCGACTGGCTGACCGGGTCGGGAGTAACCGTGACCGACGGGGTGGTCTGCGACGAGACTCTCGCCACCGGCGTCCCTGGTGTGTACGCGGCCGGTGACGTCGCCCGGTGGACCAACGGACTGTTCGCTCGGGAGATGCGCCTGGAGCACTGGACGTCTGCCTCCGAGCAGGCCACCGCCGTAGCGCGCAACGCACTGAACCCGCATGCCGCAGCTGCCCACCACAGCGTGCCGTACTTCTGGTCGGACTGGTACGGACAAAGGCTTCAGATGGTTGGGACCTGCGACGGCGCCGACGTCGTCCTCTTCGGCGACGTCTGGGCGGACCGGTGGCTGGCGCTCTACCGCGAGGGCGACCGCGTCACCGGTGCGCTGAGCCTGAACCTTCCAGCCCGGATCATGAAGTTCCGCGCGCTCATCCACCGTCGTGCTCCATGGAGGGACGCCGTCGAGCTGGCCGAGACTGTCTGGTCTGTGGTCTGA
- a CDS encoding GMC family oxidoreductase, which translates to MTAQANLEGRGAAGAQRHLDGDVDRTADVIVIGSGFGGSVAALRLREKGYRVIVLEAGRRFTDEDLPATSWDVRRFLWAPRLGLRGIQRISKVGRVLVLAGAGVGGGSLNYANTLYQPPEPFFRDRQWGHITDWHAELGPWYEQARRMLGVVQNPVRTAPDEVMSKVADDMGVGHTFRLTPVGVFFGRDGALEPGVTLPDPYFGGAGPQRTGCTQCGSCMTGCRVGAKNTLVKNYLYLAERAGARVVPDTTVVAVRPTPSGDFAVDTVATGSWSRRPSSTYTAPQVVLAAGTLGTQRLLHRMRDTGNLPDISPRLGVLTRTNSESLLGAQTRKVDQDFSRGVAITSSFHPDDETHVEPVRYGRGSNLMGLLQTVMTDGGGRLPRWLKALGVAVRQPRTFLRILVPRRWSERTIITLVMQTKDNSLTTYTRWGRLTARQGHGEPNPSWIPIGNEVTRRVAEQIGGIPGGTLGELVNIPMTAHFIGGCAIGDSPETGVVDPYHRLYGYPGIHVVDGSTISANLGVNPSLTIVAQAERAFALWPNHGEPDLRPAAGEPYQRLDPVPPRHPVVPDCSPAALWTARSTAARLEGDEHQSASAIDRHQTPTGVTTPAADGTYS; encoded by the coding sequence ATGACGGCACAAGCGAACCTCGAGGGCCGCGGCGCTGCAGGAGCCCAGCGGCACCTCGACGGCGATGTCGACCGCACCGCCGACGTCATCGTGATCGGCAGTGGGTTCGGTGGCAGTGTCGCCGCGCTGCGTCTGCGGGAGAAGGGCTACCGGGTCATCGTCCTGGAGGCCGGCCGCCGGTTCACCGACGAGGACCTGCCGGCGACGTCGTGGGACGTGCGCCGCTTCCTGTGGGCTCCGCGCCTCGGTCTGCGAGGTATCCAGCGGATCAGCAAGGTGGGGCGAGTGCTCGTGCTCGCCGGCGCCGGGGTGGGTGGCGGCTCGCTCAACTACGCGAACACCTTGTACCAGCCCCCGGAGCCGTTCTTCCGGGACCGGCAGTGGGGCCACATCACCGACTGGCACGCCGAGCTGGGGCCCTGGTACGAGCAGGCCCGCCGCATGCTGGGGGTGGTGCAGAACCCGGTCCGTACCGCACCAGATGAGGTGATGAGCAAGGTCGCCGACGACATGGGGGTCGGGCACACCTTCCGGCTCACCCCGGTCGGGGTCTTCTTCGGCCGTGACGGCGCTCTCGAGCCTGGCGTGACGCTGCCGGACCCCTACTTCGGTGGCGCCGGACCTCAGCGCACCGGGTGCACGCAGTGCGGGTCCTGTATGACCGGCTGCCGGGTCGGCGCCAAGAACACCCTGGTCAAGAACTACCTGTACCTGGCCGAGCGGGCCGGCGCCAGGGTGGTGCCTGACACGACGGTGGTGGCGGTCCGCCCGACCCCCTCGGGCGACTTCGCCGTGGACACCGTCGCCACCGGCTCCTGGTCGCGACGGCCCTCCTCTACGTACACGGCGCCACAGGTGGTGCTGGCTGCCGGCACGCTCGGCACCCAGCGGCTGCTGCACCGGATGCGCGACACGGGCAATCTGCCGGACATCTCGCCACGGCTCGGGGTGCTGACCCGGACGAACTCGGAGTCCTTGCTGGGAGCACAAACACGGAAGGTCGATCAGGACTTCAGCCGTGGGGTCGCGATCACCTCGTCGTTCCACCCCGACGACGAGACGCACGTCGAGCCCGTGCGCTACGGCCGGGGCAGCAACCTCATGGGTCTGCTGCAGACGGTGATGACCGACGGGGGCGGACGGCTGCCCCGGTGGCTCAAGGCACTAGGGGTGGCGGTGCGGCAGCCCCGCACGTTTCTGCGAATCCTGGTTCCGCGCCGCTGGTCGGAGCGAACCATCATCACCCTGGTGATGCAGACCAAGGACAACTCTCTCACCACGTACACCAGATGGGGGCGACTCACCGCGCGACAAGGCCACGGTGAGCCGAACCCGAGCTGGATCCCGATCGGCAACGAAGTGACCCGTCGGGTCGCCGAGCAGATCGGTGGTATCCCGGGAGGCACCCTCGGGGAGCTGGTGAACATTCCCATGACCGCGCACTTCATCGGTGGGTGCGCCATCGGTGACTCGCCTGAGACCGGGGTCGTCGACCCCTATCACCGACTCTACGGTTACCCGGGCATCCACGTCGTTGACGGCTCCACCATCTCGGCGAACCTCGGGGTCAACCCGTCGCTGACCATCGTGGCCCAGGCGGAACGGGCGTTCGCCTTGTGGCCTAACCACGGCGAACCGGACCTGCGGCCTGCTGCCGGTGAGCCCTACCAGCGCCTCGACCCGGTACCGCCCAGGCACCCGGTAGTGCCGGACTGCTCTCCCGCGGCGCTGTGGACGGCACGCTCCACAGCGGCGCGCCTCGAGGGCGACGAGCACCAGAGCGCGTCGGCGATCGACCGCCACCAGACGCCCACTGGCGTGACGACCCCGGCCGCGGACGGCACGTACTCGTGA
- a CDS encoding ferredoxin has translation MRIVADRSRCEGLGMCEAMEPEFFEVGEDGTVVVLDDQPDEARRTEVQAAVDSCPVAALSLQG, from the coding sequence ATGCGGATCGTCGCCGACAGGAGTCGGTGTGAGGGCCTGGGGATGTGCGAGGCCATGGAACCCGAGTTCTTCGAGGTGGGTGAGGACGGGACGGTGGTCGTGCTCGACGACCAGCCCGACGAGGCCCGACGCACTGAGGTGCAGGCTGCTGTGGACTCCTGCCCTGTCGCCGCCCTCAGTCTCCAAGGCTGA
- a CDS encoding haloacid dehalogenase type II, translated as MPELVSPGQQASPERVRRPRVLVFDVNETLSDMSPLADRFEELGAPGHLATSWFAGLLRDGFALAVTGRSQPFSRIGEESLRILLGGVALRVGLDDAVAHVMAGFGELRVHEDVPDGVRALAGLGIRLVTLSNGAASIAHRLLAEAGVRDEVEQVLSVEAAGIWKPAPAAYAYALGRCGVDPQDAMLVAVHPWDTDGAARAGLGSAWVNRTGGAFPGYFTAPDLEVRSLLDLAEQLR; from the coding sequence ATGCCCGAGCTCGTCAGCCCCGGCCAGCAGGCGAGCCCCGAGCGGGTGCGGCGTCCCCGCGTGCTGGTGTTCGACGTGAACGAGACGCTGTCGGACATGTCCCCGCTGGCGGACAGGTTCGAGGAGCTCGGCGCGCCAGGGCATCTGGCCACCAGCTGGTTCGCCGGTCTGCTGCGCGACGGTTTCGCGCTCGCCGTCACCGGCCGGTCCCAGCCGTTCTCGCGCATCGGTGAGGAGTCGCTGCGGATCCTCCTTGGCGGCGTTGCGCTGAGGGTTGGCCTCGACGACGCGGTGGCTCACGTCATGGCCGGGTTCGGTGAGCTGAGGGTGCACGAGGACGTGCCGGACGGCGTCCGCGCCCTCGCCGGCCTGGGCATCCGTCTGGTGACGTTGAGCAACGGCGCCGCTTCGATCGCGCACCGGCTGCTGGCGGAGGCCGGCGTGCGCGACGAGGTGGAGCAGGTCCTGTCGGTCGAGGCCGCCGGGATCTGGAAGCCGGCGCCCGCCGCCTACGCCTACGCCCTCGGGAGGTGCGGCGTCGACCCGCAGGACGCCATGCTCGTGGCCGTCCACCCGTGGGACACCGACGGCGCGGCCCGTGCCGGTCTGGGCAGCGCGTGGGTCAACCGGACTGGTGGGGCCTTCCCCGGATACTTCACGGCCCCGGACCTGGAGGTGAGGTCGCTGCTCGACCTCGCTGAGCAGCTGCGCTGA
- a CDS encoding alkane 1-monooxygenase — protein MAGADSADQGSALPGRIAATGTVAEGSTAQWRDKKRYLWLLGLVVPSLAFLGIGLHELTGWGVWLWIGPIIVFGVVPAVDLIAGLDRSNPPDDVIEALERDRYYRWITYLFLPIQYAGFVTAFWLIARGDLSVVDKIGLALTIGAIGGIGINTAHELGHKKESHERWLSKIALAQTFYGHFYIEHNRGHHVRVATPEDPASSRVGESFYAFWPRTVFGSLKSAWDLERKRYARRNQHPFRLGNDVLNSWLMSAVLWGVLIAWLGIEILPYLVLQAVVGFSLLEVVNYMEHYGMLRQKVGAPGRQRYERVNPSHSWNNNNIATNVLLYHLQRHSDHHANPTRRYQTLRDYEESPVLPTGYAGMILIALVPPIWRRVMDRRVLAHFGGDISRANIQPSKREKVLAAYPPPVHGQDDEKPASDDLTTGAVEEVMAARCPNCDYVYEVERGEEREGFPAGTAWSEVPDDWCCPDCGVRDKLDFVPLEKAEAA, from the coding sequence ATGGCAGGCGCAGATTCCGCAGATCAGGGGTCGGCCCTTCCGGGCCGGATCGCGGCCACCGGCACGGTTGCCGAGGGGTCGACGGCACAGTGGCGTGACAAGAAGCGTTACCTGTGGCTCCTTGGCCTCGTCGTGCCGTCGTTGGCCTTCCTCGGTATCGGGCTGCACGAGCTCACCGGGTGGGGCGTGTGGCTCTGGATCGGTCCGATCATCGTGTTCGGTGTCGTGCCGGCCGTTGACCTGATCGCCGGTCTTGACCGCTCCAACCCGCCCGACGACGTGATCGAGGCGCTGGAGCGTGACCGCTACTACCGGTGGATCACCTACCTTTTCCTGCCGATCCAGTACGCGGGCTTCGTGACAGCATTTTGGCTCATCGCTCGTGGCGATCTCAGCGTCGTGGACAAGATCGGTCTGGCACTCACGATCGGTGCCATCGGCGGTATCGGCATCAACACGGCCCACGAGCTGGGGCACAAGAAGGAGAGTCACGAGCGGTGGCTGTCCAAGATCGCCTTGGCACAGACCTTCTACGGCCACTTCTACATCGAGCACAACCGGGGTCACCACGTCCGCGTCGCCACGCCTGAGGACCCGGCTTCCAGCCGAGTCGGGGAGAGCTTCTACGCATTCTGGCCACGAACCGTCTTCGGGTCACTCAAGAGCGCATGGGACCTGGAGAGGAAGCGCTATGCCCGCCGGAACCAGCACCCGTTCCGGCTCGGCAACGACGTGCTGAACTCCTGGCTCATGTCCGCGGTGCTCTGGGGTGTCCTCATCGCCTGGCTGGGTATCGAGATTCTGCCCTACCTCGTCCTGCAGGCAGTGGTGGGCTTCTCGTTGCTTGAAGTGGTGAACTACATGGAGCACTACGGCATGCTGCGTCAGAAGGTCGGTGCCCCAGGCCGGCAGCGGTACGAGCGGGTCAACCCGTCGCACTCCTGGAACAACAACAACATCGCCACTAACGTGCTGCTGTATCACCTGCAGCGGCACAGCGACCACCACGCCAACCCGACGCGGCGCTACCAGACTCTGCGAGACTACGAGGAGTCACCCGTCCTCCCGACTGGTTATGCCGGGATGATCCTCATCGCGCTGGTCCCGCCGATCTGGCGTCGCGTCATGGACCGTAGGGTGCTGGCCCACTTCGGCGGTGACATCAGCCGCGCCAACATCCAGCCCAGCAAGCGGGAGAAGGTTCTGGCTGCCTACCCACCGCCAGTGCACGGGCAGGACGACGAGAAGCCAGCGTCCGACGATCTCACCACCGGTGCGGTCGAGGAGGTCATGGCTGCTCGCTGCCCCAACTGTGACTACGTCTACGAGGTGGAGAGAGGCGAGGAGCGCGAGGGATTCCCCGCCGGGACGGCCTGGTCGGAGGTCCCCGACGACTGGTGCTGCCCCGACTGCGGTGTCCGCGACAAGCTGGACTTCGTTCCGTTGGAGAAGGCGGAGGCCGCCTGA
- a CDS encoding hemerythrin domain-containing protein produces the protein MPYGQMPPPDVVELLVAQHMRIRDLLREVLRTDGEQRRHAFREVLHLLSVHETAEEEVVHPRARHAQGAGGEVVDDRLDEEREAKELLAQLDGMDVDDPQFLPLFTRLRQAVITHALYEQRYEFNHLRHRLSTAERATMLTLVQAAERTAPTRPHPGVESATANLLLGPLAATVDRARDAIRSAREDGRP, from the coding sequence ATGCCCTACGGACAGATGCCGCCGCCGGACGTCGTCGAGCTGCTCGTCGCCCAGCACATGCGGATCCGGGACCTGCTGCGCGAGGTGCTGCGCACAGACGGCGAGCAACGGCGCCACGCGTTTCGGGAGGTGCTGCACCTGCTGTCGGTGCACGAGACCGCCGAGGAGGAGGTCGTGCACCCACGCGCCCGGCACGCTCAAGGCGCCGGTGGCGAGGTCGTCGACGACCGGCTCGACGAGGAGCGCGAAGCGAAGGAGCTGCTGGCCCAGCTCGACGGCATGGACGTCGACGACCCGCAGTTCCTCCCGCTGTTCACCCGGCTCCGCCAGGCGGTCATCACCCACGCGCTCTACGAGCAGCGCTACGAGTTCAACCATCTTCGCCACCGCCTCTCGACGGCGGAACGGGCGACCATGCTCACGCTCGTGCAAGCGGCGGAGCGGACCGCACCGACGCGCCCTCATCCCGGGGTCGAGTCCGCAACCGCCAACCTGCTGCTAGGTCCGCTGGCGGCGACCGTGGACCGGGCACGGGACGCGATCCGCAGCGCACGCGAGGACGGGCGGCCGTAA